A region of the Mangifera indica cultivar Alphonso chromosome 10, CATAS_Mindica_2.1, whole genome shotgun sequence genome:
TTATTGAATACAGTGTTAAATTGAAGAATCCTGAATTCAGTTTCAGAAATCTTGTCAAAATTATAACCACTAAGTACCAGCAAAAATAATGCAAATACCTACTTGAATCATTTGTCGCCCACAACAGTTGGAGGTATTGCGTGCAAACTGGAGCATGGCAGTTTAAAATAACCAACATGCCCATTATACAATAGTTGGATCAAAACATAATTGACTAAAAGTTCATATTTCTTCACaaaattgtgtttatttttgaaaggaAGAATCTGGAAAAACTGGAAATCATATAGGAAATACCTCTATAAATAGGTAACAATGCGTAATCTGAAAGCACGAAACATAAAGCCTATCCATATGGTTAGATGTACAAACCAATTCCATAGATTAAAGAGGTAGTTATCACTTACCTGGCTAGTTTCATCATGCACCTGATACTTTGCTAAGGACATTCTTCTCTCCTCCTGTATACATCATTACATTTCAAATTATAACCAGGATTAACAAGTCTGCAATAACATAGAAACAACCATTCCAAATTCTGCATCTTTAGAACAACTAACCATGGACATTGCTTCATCATCCCAAACTAGATAGACCTCATTAACAGCCGGTTGAGTAGCAGGAGCTTTATTTGCTATTATGGGTGGTGGTCCAATTGAAGGACCACCAGTGTTGGGACCAGAGGCATAAGAATGTGAATTGGCTAATGCCCCACCTGCAAAGATGgcataaaatgtaaaataatcaGATAGAATCAACCAATTACAATAGATTGGGATGGAAGTCGTATATTTTCGAAATAGCACTGCAATTCCAAGCatatgaaaaattgaagaagTTGGTTTCAGAATGCATTTGATAACAAGAATCCTAAATTTACACAACACAACAGTACCATTATGTACACTCAAAACACTAATTAATGTACAGACAATTACCCTGCATGCTTGGGACATGGTAGCTGCTGGTCATAGTTGAGTTGGCACCCGAATGTGCATCAATTGAACCCTTAATTTCTGCTGAAGAGTTAACTGGAATAGTAGTAGATGGAATTGGAGTAGAAAATGGTGAACCATGAGTAGGTGCACTGTTATTAACAACAGGGAACAAGGGTTGAGATACAGCAACAGGTGGTGTGGATGAGGGCATTCCAGGAGGAATTACTTGTGATGGTTGAACTGTAGCTGTACTTGATGATAGAGGAGGCCTAACATTTTGCACGGGAAATAAAGGCTGTTGGACATAACCTCCAGAAGCAGGAGGAATTGAAACTGCTGGATGCTGTGGATACCAAGGCTGTGGGCGATGAGGCACCGGCCAACCACCAGGAGGCATTGGCACTGCAGAACTGTAGATGTAACCCAACAAGCAAGAAAAAGAGCACAATCATTATCTCTGTAGCACACATAA
Encoded here:
- the LOC123228093 gene encoding protein SUPPRESSOR OF FRI 4-like isoform X1: MGKKKKRVSSKVWCYYCDREFDDEKILVQHQKAKHFKCHVCHKKLSTAGGMAIHVLQVHKESVTKVPNAKPGRESTDIEIYGMQGIPPDILAAHYGEEEEETPSKVPKVDTPYTQLVGVVPGQMGVSYPPQSTLGAIRPISAVPMPPGGWPVPHRPQPWYPQHPAVSIPPASGGYVQQPLFPVQNVRPPLSSSTATVQPSQVIPPGMPSSTPPVAVSQPLFPVVNNSAPTHGSPFSTPIPSTTIPVNSSAEIKGSIDAHSGANSTMTSSYHVPSMQGGALANSHSYASGPNTGGPSIGPPPIIANKAPATQPAVNEVYLVWDDEAMSMEERRMSLAKYQVHDETSQVSDNYLFNLWNWFVHLTIWIGFMFRAFRLRIVTYL
- the LOC123228093 gene encoding protein SUPPRESSOR OF FRI 4-like isoform X3 encodes the protein MGKKKKRVSSKVWCYYCDREFDDEKILVQHQKAKHFKCHVCHKKLSTAGGMAIHVLQVHKESVTKVPNAKPGRESTDIEIYGMQGIPPDILAAHYGEEEEETPSKVPKVDTPYTQLVGVVPGQMGVSYPPQSTLGAIRPISAVPMPPGGWPVPHRPQPWYPQHPAVSIPPASGGYVQQPLFPVQNVRPPLSSSTATVQPSQVIPPGMPSSTPPVAVSQPLFPVVNNSAPTHGSPFSTPIPSTTIPVNSSAEIKGSIDAHSGANSTMTSSYHVPSMQGGALANSHSYASGPNTGGPSIGPPPIIANKAPATQPAVNEVYLVWDDEAMSMEERRMSLAKYQVHDETSQ
- the LOC123228093 gene encoding protein SUPPRESSOR OF FRI 4-like isoform X2, translating into MGKKKKRVSSKVWCYYCDREFDDEKILVQHQKAKHFKCHVCHKKLSTAGGMAIHVLQVHKESVTKVPNAKPGRESTDIEIYGMQGIPPDILAAHYGEEEEETPSKVPKVDTPYTQLVGVVPGQMGVSYPPQSTLGAIRPISAVPMPPGGWPVPHRPQPWYPQHPAVSIPPASGGYVQQPLFPVQNVRPPLSSSTATVQPSQVIPPGMPSSTPPVAVSQPLFPVVNNSAPTHGSPFSTPIPSTTIPVNSSAEIKGSIDAHSGANSTMTSSYHVPSMQGGALANSHSYASGPNTGGPSIGPPPIIANKAPATQPAVNEVYLVWDDEAMSMEERRMSLAKYQVHDETSQMSSIDAAIDRRISESRLAGRMAF